A DNA window from Takifugu flavidus isolate HTHZ2018 chromosome 15, ASM371156v2, whole genome shotgun sequence contains the following coding sequences:
- the LOC130538889 gene encoding SUN domain-containing ossification factor-like isoform X3 — translation MKMTPLLWRVVSVWLSVAVVFWCLSCYAGCTASHQEAHRTQASQDIDPQEESWEKAEESWASPALQASDDNHLIAEDQQREEQATQEEEEEEDEEPSLKVLGVEESVDNAQLETDGGPLQPEPEPEQILEDPPPQQDSPSRSPSHLRVSADAQDNLNSFDPQPDTPNSLSDEESDASGAEINDSDPPPANCEEENPYDRDSSPPIVLENTSNVHTAGTKSQPDPPPSSPAAPSSQHRDANTSHNDLSSPVASDSDPTVSCKDPEDIPTFDEWKRKMMEVEKEKTQAVHTANSGASHVGKKVQKNFNNYASVECGAKILGSNPEAKSTSAILMENMDMYMLNPCSNKIWFIIELCEPVQVKQLDIANFELFSSTPKDFIVSISDRYPTNKWQKLGTFHARDERTVQSFPLDEHLYAKYVKVELLSHFGSEHFCPLSLIRVFGTSMVEEYEEIADPPERPDDLDDDFDYPPGYTPEAKLSKNLIGSAKDAILNMVNNIAVNVLGGGAEMQGNVSSHDVNATEPSPKEPAAQNPPDDVPTVPESEVETSLPDPSIPTTIAPSSETPTTHRSDLEAPHVEEEPALPSEKDEEQPISSTITLLEKEEESDEEKGKGKWRYVKHQPGIPNHCSALPPLSSRCCCNASLQEYLHQRCSASLSKKRKCQAVRQKQTIPSIETPAWQRPLFPSGWHEPQQPHSEEHQPRETEQAAEPEPESSASPSEAPQPPENTAASHKDSILELPLLEPSQSSNLPKHSVPDSSSAKPTPGVETPLLSSGEPEKNQDAPAEERHIEPSVSPSGSSHAHPAVTVDESSVVSAEETFKTVVSQPDVNTPDRTDQILSPTASPFYPDLPIFQEADSVSTEGPGLVPDLGSEPEPSSGHPVITDTKTEEAPDDASVAASSAAAPPVSPAPPASPSLSDIYADPPNGTEQNGNQVHGSSQKESVFMRLNNRIKALEMNMSLSGRYLEQLSQRYRKQMEEMQKAFNKTVIKLQNTSRIAEEQDQRQTESIQLLQGQLENMTRLVLNLSDRVSQLQVEVSERQTYLVLSLVLCFCVGLLLCANHCRITAAPPSTEPEPPVGKSYSYCCPERQFSSCDEPGLKRSASYPLIHSESFQLATTEGPEMLHTEDTQSLCTANRKKRRRKMKPTEKVETLRPSFHAAPKLCNGGSLCNGVPVTSIPAPLTKRLLPPVFRDSPSEGSSEGSSHSDDPSFCGIATSCSRICDSVPPPKSRTEKRASRRRRPKPGCAVIDFLQAPKKDKGKLLQISTIEDIMKRTREQSSGTFGVNVALSGPV, via the exons ATGAAGATGACCCCGCTGTTATGGCGAGTTGTGTCAGTGTGGCTAAGTGTTGCTGTAGTCTTTTG GTGCCTTAGTTGCTATGCTGGTTGCACAGCCTCTCACCAGGAGGCCCACAGGACCCAGGCCTCACAGGACATCGATCCACAGGAGGAGTCATGGGAAAAG GCTGAAGAAAGCTGGGCGTCACCTGCCCTACAGGCCTCGGACGATAATCATTTGATAGCAGAGGATCAGCAAAGAGAGGAGCAAgcaacacaggaggaggaggaggaggaggatgaagaacccTCTTTAAAG gTTCTTGGAGTGGAGGAGAGTGTTGATAATGCACAGTTAGAGACGGACGGAGGACCTTTGCAACCtgagccagaaccagaacagaTCTTAGAAGAtcctcctccacagcaggaCTCGCCGTCCCGCTCCCCTTCTCATCTACGTGTCTCTGCTGATGCTCAAGACAACCTCAACAGCTTTGACCCGCAGCCTGACACCCCAAACAG cctTTCCGACGAGGAGTCTGATGCCTCCGGAGCTGAGATCAATGATTCCGACCCCCCTCCTGCGAACTGTGAAGAGGAAAACCCATATGACCGCGACAG CAGCCCTCCAATTGTTCTGGAGAACACTTCCAACGTCCACACTGCGGGGACTAAAAGCCAGCCCGACCCTCCCCCGAGCTCTCCGGCCGCTCCCAGCTCGCAGCACAGAGACGCCAACACGTCCCACAAC GACTTGAGCTCCCCCGTTGCCTCAGACTCCGATCCCACCGTGAGCTGCAAAGACCCCGAGGACATCCCCACCTTTGATGAGTGGAAGCGGAAGATGATggaggtggaaaaagaaaaga CTCAGGCTGTACATACGGCCAACAGCGGGGCCTCGCACGTGGGGAAGAAGGTCCAGAAGAACTTCAACAACTATGCTTCAGTAGAGTGCGGAGCCAAGATTCTTGGTTCTAACCCAGAAGCAAAG AGCACTTCAGCCATTTTGATGGAGAACATGGACATGTACATGCTGAACCCCTGTAGCAACAAAATCTG GTTCATCATCGAGCTCTGTGAGCCCGTCCAGGTGAAGCAGCTGGACATTGCTAACTTTGAGCTGTTCTCCTCCACACCCAAAGACTTTATCGTCTCCATCAGTGACAG ATATCCAACCAACAAGTGGCAGAAGCTGGGCACCTTTCACGCCAGGGATGAACGCACAGTCCAGAGCTTCCCTTTAGATGAACACCTCTATGCTAAATATGTGAAG GTGGAGCTTCTGTCCCATTTTGGGTCCGAACATTTCTGTCCCCTCAGCCTCATAAG GGTGTTTGGCACCAGTATGGTGGAGGAGTATGAGGAGATCGCTGATCCTCCAGAGAGACCAGACGATCTGGATGATGACTTTG ATTATCCTCCAGGATATACACCTGAAGCCAAGTTATCAAAGAATCTGATTGGTTCCGCTAAAG ATGCCATTTTGAACATGGTCAACAACATTGCCGTCAACGTTCTCGGGGGAGGGGCGGAGATGCAGG GCAACGTCTCATCACACGACGTAAACGCGACTGAGCCGTCACCAAAAGAACCTGCTGCCCAGAACCCACCTGATGACGTTCCTACAGT TCCTGAGTCTGAAGTGGAAACCAGTTTACCAGATCCTAGCATCCCTACCACCATAGCCCCCTCTTCAGAGACTCCTACCACCCATAGGAGCGATCTTGAGGCCCCCCACGTGGAGGAAGAACCTGCCCTTCCTTCAGAGAAAGATGAGGAACAGCCAATCAGCTCaacaatcactcttttggaaaaggaagaagagtCGGACGAAGAGAAAGGGAAAGGGAAGTGGCGTTATGTCAAGCATCAACCGGGAATCCCAAACCACTGTTCAGCACTTCCTCCACtttcctcccgctgctgctgcaacgCTTCGCTCCAGGAGTATCTCCATCAGCGCTGTTCAGCATCACTGTCCAAAAAGAGAAAGTGCCAAGCCGTGCGGCAGAAACAGACAATCCCATCTATTGAAACACCTGCTTGGCAGCGACCCCTGTTCCCCTCTGGCTGGCatgagcctcaacagcctcacAGTGAGGAACATCAGCCCCGTGAAACAGAACAAGCGGCTGAACCGGAGCCAGAGAGCAGCGCCAGCCCCTCAGAAGCACCGCAGCCTCCAGAGAACACTGCAGCGTCTCACAAAGACTCCATTTTGGAACTTCCCCTGCTGGAGCCCAGTCAATCCTCAAACCTGCCCAAACACAGTGTCCCCGACTCATCCTCTGCCAAGCCTACTCCTGGTGTAGAGACTCCGCTGCTGTCTTCGGGGGAACCAGAAAAAAACCAGGATGCGCCGGCTGAGGAGAGGCACATCGAGCCCTCGGTCTCTCCCAGTGGGTCCAGTCACGCGCACCCCGCTGTCACGGTGGACGAGTCCTCGGTGGTTTCAGCGGAAGAGACATTTAAAACTGTCGTTTCTCAGCCTGACGTGAACACCCCAGATAGAACAGATCAAATTCTCAGTCCCACCGCCTCCCCTTTTTATCCTGACCTGCCTATTTTCCAAGAAGCTGATAGTGTTTCCACCGAAGGACCCGGCCTTGTTCCAGATCTGGGCTCAGAACCGGagccctctagtggccaccCAGTTATTACAGACACCAAAACTGAGGAGGCCCCCGACGACGCCTCCGTAGCCGCCTCCTCTGCCGCGGCGCCTCCTGTCTCGCCTGCCCCACCTGCCTCACCGTCCCTCTCAGACATCTATGCAGACCCCCCCAATGGCACGGAGCAGAACGGGAACCAGGTGCACGGCTCTAGCCAGAAGGAGTCCGTGTTCATGAGGCTCAACAATCGCATCAAGGCCCTGGAGATGAACATGTCGCTCAGTGGTCGCTATCTAGAGCAGCTAAGTCAgag ATATCGAAAGCAAATGGAAGAGATGCAGAAGGCTTTCAACAAAACGGTCATCAAGCTCCAGAACACCTCCAGAATAGCAGAGGAACAG GATCAGCGACAGACCGAGTCCATCCAGCTGCTCCAGGGTCAGCTGGAGAACATGACCAGGCTGGTTCTGAACCTGTCTGATCGAGTCAGTCAGCTACAGGTTGAG GTGTCGGAGCGGCAGACCTACTTGGTGCTGTCGCTGGTGCTCTGCTTCTGTGTCGGCCTGCTGCTGTGTGCCAACCACTGCCGCATCACCGCCGCTCCTCCGagcacagaaccagaacctcctGTAGGCAAGAGCTACTCCTACTGCTGTCCTGAAAG ACAGTTCTCATCCTGCGACGAGCCGGGCTTGAAGAGGAGCGCATCCTACCCGCTCATCCACTCGGAGTCATTCCAGTTAGCCACGACTGAAG GCCCAGAAATGCTGCACACGGAGGACACGCAGAGTCTGTGCACGGCCAACAGAAAG AAAAGGCGCCGTAAGATGAAACCCACGGAGAAAGTGGAGACGTTGCGGCCGTCTTTTCACGCGGCTCCAAAACTGTGCAACGGAGGGTCTCTGTGCAACGGAGTACCCGTCACCTCAATCCCCGCACCCCTGACCAAAAGGTTACTTCCCCCCGTGTTCAGAGACTCGCCGTCAGAGGGCAGCTCAGAGGGGTCTTCCCACTCGGACGACCCCTCCTTCTGTGGCATCGCCACATCCTGCAGCAGGATCTGCGACTCGGTGCCTCCGCCCAAGAGCCGGACTGAGAAGCGGGCGTCCAGACGCAGGCGTCCTAAGCCCGGATGTGCCGTGATTGACTTTCTGCAAGCTCCAAAGAAGGACAAGGGGAAACTGCTGCAGATCTCCACCATAGAGGACATCATGAAGAGGACCAGGGAGCAAAGCTCCGGCACGTTCGGGGTCAACGTCGCCCTCTCGGGTCCTGTTTGA
- the LOC130538889 gene encoding SUN domain-containing ossification factor-like isoform X1: protein MKMTPLLWRVVSVWLSVAVVFWCLSCYAGCTASHQEAHRTQASQDIDPQEESWEKAEESWASPALQASDDNHLIAEDQQREEQATQEEEEEEDEEPSLKVLGVEESVDNAQLETDGGPLQPEPEPEQILEDPPPQQDSPSRSPSHLRVSADAQDNLNSFDPQPDTPNSLSDEESDASGAEINDSDPPPANCEEENPYDRDSSPPIVLENTSNVHTAGTKSQPDPPPSSPAAPSSQHRDANTSHNDLSSPVASDSDPTVSCKDPEDIPTFDEWKRKMMEVEKEKTQAVHTANSGASHVGKKVQKNFNNYASVECGAKILGSNPEAKSTSAILMENMDMYMLNPCSNKIWFIIELCEPVQVKQLDIANFELFSSTPKDFIVSISDRYPTNKWQKLGTFHARDERTVQSFPLDEHLYAKYVKMFAKYIKVELLSHFGSEHFCPLSLIRVFGTSMVEEYEEIADPPERPDDLDDDFDYPPGYTPEAKLSKNLIGSAKDAILNMVNNIAVNVLGGGAEMQGNVSSHDVNATEPSPKEPAAQNPPDDVPTVPESEVETSLPDPSIPTTIAPSSETPTTHRSDLEAPHVEEEPALPSEKDEEQPISSTITLLEKEEESDEEKGKGKWRYVKHQPGIPNHCSALPPLSSRCCCNASLQEYLHQRCSASLSKKRKCQAVRQKQTIPSIETPAWQRPLFPSGWHEPQQPHSEEHQPRETEQAAEPEPESSASPSEAPQPPENTAASHKDSILELPLLEPSQSSNLPKHSVPDSSSAKPTPGVETPLLSSGEPEKNQDAPAEERHIEPSVSPSGSSHAHPAVTVDESSVVSAEETFKTVVSQPDVNTPDRTDQILSPTASPFYPDLPIFQEADSVSTEGPGLVPDLGSEPEPSSGHPVITDTKTEEAPDDASVAASSAAAPPVSPAPPASPSLSDIYADPPNGTEQNGNQVHGSSQKESVFMRLNNRIKALEMNMSLSGRYLEQLSQRYRKQMEEMQKAFNKTVIKLQNTSRIAEEQDQRQTESIQLLQGQLENMTRLVLNLSDRVSQLQVEVSERQTYLVLSLVLCFCVGLLLCANHCRITAAPPSTEPEPPVGKSYSYCCPERQFSSCDEPGLKRSASYPLIHSESFQLATTEGPEMLHTEDTQSLCTANRKKRRRKMKPTEKVETLRPSFHAAPKLCNGGSLCNGVPVTSIPAPLTKRLLPPVFRDSPSEGSSEGSSHSDDPSFCGIATSCSRICDSVPPPKSRTEKRASRRRRPKPGCAVIDFLQAPKKDKGKLLQISTIEDIMKRTREQSSGTFGVNVALSGPV, encoded by the exons ATGAAGATGACCCCGCTGTTATGGCGAGTTGTGTCAGTGTGGCTAAGTGTTGCTGTAGTCTTTTG GTGCCTTAGTTGCTATGCTGGTTGCACAGCCTCTCACCAGGAGGCCCACAGGACCCAGGCCTCACAGGACATCGATCCACAGGAGGAGTCATGGGAAAAG GCTGAAGAAAGCTGGGCGTCACCTGCCCTACAGGCCTCGGACGATAATCATTTGATAGCAGAGGATCAGCAAAGAGAGGAGCAAgcaacacaggaggaggaggaggaggaggatgaagaacccTCTTTAAAG gTTCTTGGAGTGGAGGAGAGTGTTGATAATGCACAGTTAGAGACGGACGGAGGACCTTTGCAACCtgagccagaaccagaacagaTCTTAGAAGAtcctcctccacagcaggaCTCGCCGTCCCGCTCCCCTTCTCATCTACGTGTCTCTGCTGATGCTCAAGACAACCTCAACAGCTTTGACCCGCAGCCTGACACCCCAAACAG cctTTCCGACGAGGAGTCTGATGCCTCCGGAGCTGAGATCAATGATTCCGACCCCCCTCCTGCGAACTGTGAAGAGGAAAACCCATATGACCGCGACAG CAGCCCTCCAATTGTTCTGGAGAACACTTCCAACGTCCACACTGCGGGGACTAAAAGCCAGCCCGACCCTCCCCCGAGCTCTCCGGCCGCTCCCAGCTCGCAGCACAGAGACGCCAACACGTCCCACAAC GACTTGAGCTCCCCCGTTGCCTCAGACTCCGATCCCACCGTGAGCTGCAAAGACCCCGAGGACATCCCCACCTTTGATGAGTGGAAGCGGAAGATGATggaggtggaaaaagaaaaga CTCAGGCTGTACATACGGCCAACAGCGGGGCCTCGCACGTGGGGAAGAAGGTCCAGAAGAACTTCAACAACTATGCTTCAGTAGAGTGCGGAGCCAAGATTCTTGGTTCTAACCCAGAAGCAAAG AGCACTTCAGCCATTTTGATGGAGAACATGGACATGTACATGCTGAACCCCTGTAGCAACAAAATCTG GTTCATCATCGAGCTCTGTGAGCCCGTCCAGGTGAAGCAGCTGGACATTGCTAACTTTGAGCTGTTCTCCTCCACACCCAAAGACTTTATCGTCTCCATCAGTGACAG ATATCCAACCAACAAGTGGCAGAAGCTGGGCACCTTTCACGCCAGGGATGAACGCACAGTCCAGAGCTTCCCTTTAGATGAACACCTCTATGCTAAATATGTGAAG ATGTTCGCCAAGTACATAAAG GTGGAGCTTCTGTCCCATTTTGGGTCCGAACATTTCTGTCCCCTCAGCCTCATAAG GGTGTTTGGCACCAGTATGGTGGAGGAGTATGAGGAGATCGCTGATCCTCCAGAGAGACCAGACGATCTGGATGATGACTTTG ATTATCCTCCAGGATATACACCTGAAGCCAAGTTATCAAAGAATCTGATTGGTTCCGCTAAAG ATGCCATTTTGAACATGGTCAACAACATTGCCGTCAACGTTCTCGGGGGAGGGGCGGAGATGCAGG GCAACGTCTCATCACACGACGTAAACGCGACTGAGCCGTCACCAAAAGAACCTGCTGCCCAGAACCCACCTGATGACGTTCCTACAGT TCCTGAGTCTGAAGTGGAAACCAGTTTACCAGATCCTAGCATCCCTACCACCATAGCCCCCTCTTCAGAGACTCCTACCACCCATAGGAGCGATCTTGAGGCCCCCCACGTGGAGGAAGAACCTGCCCTTCCTTCAGAGAAAGATGAGGAACAGCCAATCAGCTCaacaatcactcttttggaaaaggaagaagagtCGGACGAAGAGAAAGGGAAAGGGAAGTGGCGTTATGTCAAGCATCAACCGGGAATCCCAAACCACTGTTCAGCACTTCCTCCACtttcctcccgctgctgctgcaacgCTTCGCTCCAGGAGTATCTCCATCAGCGCTGTTCAGCATCACTGTCCAAAAAGAGAAAGTGCCAAGCCGTGCGGCAGAAACAGACAATCCCATCTATTGAAACACCTGCTTGGCAGCGACCCCTGTTCCCCTCTGGCTGGCatgagcctcaacagcctcacAGTGAGGAACATCAGCCCCGTGAAACAGAACAAGCGGCTGAACCGGAGCCAGAGAGCAGCGCCAGCCCCTCAGAAGCACCGCAGCCTCCAGAGAACACTGCAGCGTCTCACAAAGACTCCATTTTGGAACTTCCCCTGCTGGAGCCCAGTCAATCCTCAAACCTGCCCAAACACAGTGTCCCCGACTCATCCTCTGCCAAGCCTACTCCTGGTGTAGAGACTCCGCTGCTGTCTTCGGGGGAACCAGAAAAAAACCAGGATGCGCCGGCTGAGGAGAGGCACATCGAGCCCTCGGTCTCTCCCAGTGGGTCCAGTCACGCGCACCCCGCTGTCACGGTGGACGAGTCCTCGGTGGTTTCAGCGGAAGAGACATTTAAAACTGTCGTTTCTCAGCCTGACGTGAACACCCCAGATAGAACAGATCAAATTCTCAGTCCCACCGCCTCCCCTTTTTATCCTGACCTGCCTATTTTCCAAGAAGCTGATAGTGTTTCCACCGAAGGACCCGGCCTTGTTCCAGATCTGGGCTCAGAACCGGagccctctagtggccaccCAGTTATTACAGACACCAAAACTGAGGAGGCCCCCGACGACGCCTCCGTAGCCGCCTCCTCTGCCGCGGCGCCTCCTGTCTCGCCTGCCCCACCTGCCTCACCGTCCCTCTCAGACATCTATGCAGACCCCCCCAATGGCACGGAGCAGAACGGGAACCAGGTGCACGGCTCTAGCCAGAAGGAGTCCGTGTTCATGAGGCTCAACAATCGCATCAAGGCCCTGGAGATGAACATGTCGCTCAGTGGTCGCTATCTAGAGCAGCTAAGTCAgag ATATCGAAAGCAAATGGAAGAGATGCAGAAGGCTTTCAACAAAACGGTCATCAAGCTCCAGAACACCTCCAGAATAGCAGAGGAACAG GATCAGCGACAGACCGAGTCCATCCAGCTGCTCCAGGGTCAGCTGGAGAACATGACCAGGCTGGTTCTGAACCTGTCTGATCGAGTCAGTCAGCTACAGGTTGAG GTGTCGGAGCGGCAGACCTACTTGGTGCTGTCGCTGGTGCTCTGCTTCTGTGTCGGCCTGCTGCTGTGTGCCAACCACTGCCGCATCACCGCCGCTCCTCCGagcacagaaccagaacctcctGTAGGCAAGAGCTACTCCTACTGCTGTCCTGAAAG ACAGTTCTCATCCTGCGACGAGCCGGGCTTGAAGAGGAGCGCATCCTACCCGCTCATCCACTCGGAGTCATTCCAGTTAGCCACGACTGAAG GCCCAGAAATGCTGCACACGGAGGACACGCAGAGTCTGTGCACGGCCAACAGAAAG AAAAGGCGCCGTAAGATGAAACCCACGGAGAAAGTGGAGACGTTGCGGCCGTCTTTTCACGCGGCTCCAAAACTGTGCAACGGAGGGTCTCTGTGCAACGGAGTACCCGTCACCTCAATCCCCGCACCCCTGACCAAAAGGTTACTTCCCCCCGTGTTCAGAGACTCGCCGTCAGAGGGCAGCTCAGAGGGGTCTTCCCACTCGGACGACCCCTCCTTCTGTGGCATCGCCACATCCTGCAGCAGGATCTGCGACTCGGTGCCTCCGCCCAAGAGCCGGACTGAGAAGCGGGCGTCCAGACGCAGGCGTCCTAAGCCCGGATGTGCCGTGATTGACTTTCTGCAAGCTCCAAAGAAGGACAAGGGGAAACTGCTGCAGATCTCCACCATAGAGGACATCATGAAGAGGACCAGGGAGCAAAGCTCCGGCACGTTCGGGGTCAACGTCGCCCTCTCGGGTCCTGTTTGA